A region from the bacterium genome encodes:
- a CDS encoding ATP-binding protein, translating to MKTKNTDLTKKVSELTVLTKTSSIINSTLDLQKLLKIVMKLVTKVLQVESSSLMLLDKRKNELIFEVALGEKSKEVKKITFPADKGVAGWVLKNQKSSLVHDVNKDPRFYSRIDIDTHYKTKSLLCVPLKIKQRIIGVLEAINKIGGDFAQEDVRLLEAIANQVAIAIENAQLYKKLEKKVELANQELIQANRLLLLQKDKIKAVIEGMDDGVFATDNSGKVILLNHKAEELSGKKIGCSLKDLIKDEGFIQAYQEAGRKGRVIEKELSFNLQQIYSVIITPMKEKGKTVGQIAVMRDITKQKEMERLKVNFISVVSHELKTPLTSIKSLVEMLLDEELEPQTQKEFAQIINDEADRLARLLGDLMNISKIDSGKRKINKQPLIIKDILESVRIRFKELARRNGVIMNFEIEDDCQEIVTDKDIIDEIFINLVSNAIKFSPKGGEVKIEVKKIEYEKLPETIKHQLSPLPYILISIADTGIGIAKQEMKHLFVDEFFRSERKEVREVSGTGLGLTIVKRLITRLGGDIFVESKIGKGSKFSFVLPVIGGKGVTPSDG from the coding sequence ATGAAAACAAAAAATACTGATTTAACAAAAAAGGTATCTGAATTAACCGTCTTGACCAAAACCAGCAGTATTATTAACTCTACACTCGACCTGCAAAAATTACTTAAAATAGTTATGAAATTAGTTACAAAGGTACTGCAAGTAGAATCATCCTCTTTAATGCTTTTAGATAAGAGAAAAAATGAACTTATCTTTGAAGTTGCCTTAGGTGAAAAGAGTAAAGAAGTAAAAAAGATTACATTCCCTGCGGATAAAGGAGTTGCAGGTTGGGTACTTAAAAATCAGAAATCGTCTTTAGTTCATGATGTGAATAAAGATCCACGATTTTACTCAAGGATTGATATAGATACGCATTACAAAACTAAATCTTTATTATGTGTCCCATTGAAAATCAAGCAGAGGATAATTGGTGTATTGGAGGCAATCAATAAGATTGGTGGTGATTTTGCACAAGAAGATGTAAGATTACTTGAGGCAATAGCCAATCAAGTTGCCATTGCCATTGAAAATGCACAATTGTATAAAAAACTTGAAAAAAAGGTAGAATTAGCCAATCAGGAATTAATCCAGGCTAATAGATTATTACTCCTTCAAAAGGATAAAATTAAAGCCGTTATTGAAGGGATGGATGACGGTGTTTTTGCTACGGATAACAGCGGTAAGGTAATTTTGTTAAATCATAAGGCTGAAGAACTATCAGGAAAAAAGATAGGTTGTTCACTTAAAGATTTAATCAAAGACGAAGGATTTATTCAAGCATATCAAGAGGCGGGAAGAAAAGGGAGGGTGATAGAAAAAGAACTTAGTTTTAACTTACAACAAATATATAGCGTGATTATTACGCCGATGAAAGAAAAAGGTAAAACAGTTGGTCAGATAGCGGTCATGCGAGACATTACCAAACAAAAAGAAATGGAGCGACTAAAGGTTAATTTTATCTCCGTTGTCTCACATGAATTAAAAACACCATTGACCTCGATTAAATCTTTAGTAGAGATGCTATTAGATGAAGAATTGGAGCCCCAGACACAAAAGGAGTTCGCCCAGATTATTAATGATGAGGCAGATAGACTTGCTCGCCTATTAGGAGATTTGATGAATATTTCAAAGATTGATTCAGGAAAAAGAAAAATTAATAAACAACCTCTAATCATAAAGGATATATTAGAATCAGTTCGCATAAGATTTAAAGAATTAGCCCGGCGCAATGGGGTGATAATGAATTTTGAGATAGAGGATGATTGCCAGGAAATAGTCACGGATAAAGATATTATTGATGAAATTTTTATAAATTTAGTCTCAAATGCCATTAAATTTTCTCCAAAAGGTGGCGAGGTAAAAATAGAGGTGAAGAAAATCGAATATGAAAAGTTACCCGAGACGATAAAACACCAATTATCACCACTTCCATATATCTTGATATCTATAGCAGATACGGGGATTGGTATTGCCAAACAGGAAATGAAACATCTTTTTGTCGATGAGTTCTTCCGGTCCGAAAGAAAAGAGGTTCGTGAGGTAAGTGGAACAGGACTTGGACTAACTATTGTTAAAAGATTAATTACTCGACTTGGCGGAGATATTTTTGTTGAAAGTAAAATTGGTAAAGGAAGTAAATTTTCCTTTGTTTTGCCAGTTATCGGTGGTAAAGGGGTAACACCCTCGGATGGTTGA